A region of Selenomonadales bacterium 4137-cl DNA encodes the following proteins:
- the rpoC gene encoding DNA-directed RNA polymerase subunit beta', translating to MLDVNNFDSMRIGLASPDQIRAWSHGEVKKPETINYRTLKPEREGLFCEKIFGPTRDWECHCGKYKRIRYKGIVCDRCGVEVTRSKVRRDRMGHIELAAPVSHIWYFKGIPSRMGLILDISPRALEKVLYFASYIVLDPGDTPLMKKQLLTENEYRDYRDKYGHAFKVGMGAEAIKKLLDELDLEKLSRELRQELREVSGQRKVRAIRRLEVVEAFRKSGNDPSWMILDVVPVIPPELRPMVQLDGGRFATSDLNDLYRRVINRNNRLKRLLDLGAPDIIVRNEKRMLQEAVDALIDNGRRGRPVTGPGNRPLKSLSDMLKGKQGRFRQNLLGKRVDYSGRSVIVVGPELKLHQCGLPKEMALELFKPFVMKKLVNAGHAHNIKSAKRMVERVRPEVWDVLEEVIKEHPVLLNRAPTLHRLGIQAFEPVLSEGRAIKIHPLVCTAYNADFDGDQMAVHVPLSAEAQAEARLLMLSAHNILSTKDGKPVATPTQDMVLGSYYLTIEKEGGQGEGRVFANADEAQLAYYHKELDLQARIRVRFPEYGLVSTTAGRIIFSEALPPELRNFFQKDGQWHLGTLMDKKQLGKLVAECYRRYGTGKTAAVLDGVKKLGFAFACRAGITIAISDIKIPEDKRGILAKTETQVDMIDKQYRRGLITEDERYKKIIDLWSKATDDVTTALMNSLDRFNPVYMMATSGARGNIQQIRQLAGMRGLMADPSGRIIDLPIKANFREGLTVLEYFISTHGARKGLADTALRTADSGYLTRRLVDVAQDVIVREDDCDVVGINLVREKARLAQSSASAIAFLRDTLLGRVLAEDVISPHTGQIIAIRDTPLDDEYLQIFGEHGVPFLTLYGLSVETEEDVSQFAGVETIQLGEPEERQREILRESMMREMLGKSTVEPVRNNAGEEVVPADTVLTEELIEGILSGDVREVKVRNNNIKGIEVEAITEGTGVIEALRDRIIGRVAAEEITDPATGEVIVRLNDEITEELADKVAKVREQVLIRSVLTCKSQFGVCIKCYGRNLATGHMVDVGEAVGIIAAQSIGEPGTQLTMRTFHTGGVAGEDITQGLPRVEELFEARKPKRPAIITEVDGTADIKEVKGIRRVTVVPGVGEERMYQIPYGARIIVKDGMPVKAGDRITEGSVNPHDILRVSGLRDTQRYLVHEVQKVYKSQGVEINDKHIEVMVRQMLHKVKIEEPGDTELLPGEYIDINTFEEENARVIESGGEPSVARPILLGITKASLATDSFLSAASFQETTRVLTEAAIKGKVDPLLGLKENVIIGKLVPAGTGMSRYRNIKLRKMSAGQAE from the coding sequence TTGTTGGATGTCAATAACTTCGATTCCATGCGCATAGGGTTGGCTTCGCCCGATCAGATCAGGGCATGGTCCCACGGTGAGGTCAAGAAGCCGGAGACGATTAACTACCGTACCCTGAAGCCCGAGCGCGAAGGTCTTTTCTGCGAGAAGATCTTCGGGCCGACCAGGGATTGGGAGTGCCACTGCGGCAAGTATAAGCGCATCCGCTACAAAGGCATCGTCTGCGACCGCTGCGGCGTGGAGGTGACCCGCTCCAAGGTGCGTCGCGACCGGATGGGCCATATCGAACTGGCTGCGCCGGTGTCACATATATGGTATTTCAAAGGCATCCCGAGCCGCATGGGGCTGATTCTCGATATTTCGCCCCGCGCGCTGGAGAAGGTGCTTTATTTCGCCTCGTATATCGTGCTCGATCCCGGCGATACGCCGCTGATGAAGAAGCAGCTTTTGACCGAGAACGAGTACCGCGATTACCGCGACAAGTACGGCCATGCTTTCAAGGTGGGCATGGGCGCCGAGGCGATCAAGAAGCTTTTGGACGAACTCGATCTTGAGAAGCTCAGCCGCGAGCTCCGCCAGGAGCTCCGCGAGGTGAGCGGCCAGCGCAAGGTCCGGGCGATCCGCCGCCTGGAGGTTGTGGAGGCGTTCCGCAAGTCGGGCAATGATCCCTCGTGGATGATTCTCGATGTGGTGCCGGTCATTCCGCCCGAACTGAGGCCGATGGTCCAGCTTGACGGCGGCCGCTTCGCCACGTCCGACCTTAACGACCTGTACCGCCGGGTCATCAACCGCAACAATCGCCTGAAAAGGCTTTTGGATCTTGGCGCCCCCGATATCATCGTCCGCAATGAGAAGCGGATGCTGCAGGAGGCGGTGGACGCGCTGATCGACAACGGCCGCCGCGGCCGGCCGGTGACCGGACCGGGCAACCGCCCGCTTAAGTCGCTGTCGGATATGCTCAAGGGCAAGCAGGGCCGCTTCCGCCAGAACCTTTTGGGCAAGCGCGTCGACTATTCCGGCCGGTCGGTTATCGTCGTCGGCCCCGAGCTTAAGCTGCACCAGTGCGGCCTGCCCAAGGAGATGGCGCTGGAACTCTTTAAGCCGTTCGTGATGAAGAAGCTGGTGAACGCCGGCCACGCCCACAATATCAAGAGCGCCAAGCGGATGGTGGAGAGGGTCCGGCCGGAGGTGTGGGATGTCCTCGAGGAGGTCATCAAGGAGCATCCGGTGCTTTTGAACCGCGCTCCGACGCTTCACCGCCTCGGCATTCAGGCTTTCGAGCCCGTGCTGTCCGAGGGCCGGGCGATTAAGATTCACCCGCTGGTTTGCACCGCGTACAACGCCGACTTCGACGGCGACCAGATGGCGGTCCATGTACCGCTGTCGGCCGAGGCGCAGGCCGAGGCCCGTCTGTTGATGCTGAGCGCGCACAATATTCTGTCGACCAAGGACGGCAAGCCGGTGGCGACGCCTACCCAGGATATGGTTCTCGGCTCGTATTATCTGACGATCGAGAAGGAAGGCGGCCAGGGCGAGGGGCGGGTTTTCGCCAACGCCGACGAGGCTCAGCTTGCCTATTATCATAAGGAACTCGATCTCCAGGCGAGGATCAGGGTACGGTTCCCGGAGTACGGTCTGGTAAGCACGACCGCCGGCCGGATCATCTTCAGCGAGGCGCTGCCGCCCGAACTGCGCAATTTCTTCCAGAAGGACGGCCAGTGGCATCTTGGCACTCTGATGGATAAGAAGCAGCTGGGCAAGCTGGTGGCCGAGTGCTACCGCCGCTACGGCACGGGCAAGACGGCGGCCGTTCTCGACGGTGTCAAGAAGCTGGGCTTTGCTTTCGCCTGCCGGGCCGGCATTACGATCGCTATTTCCGATATCAAGATTCCCGAGGATAAACGAGGTATTCTCGCTAAGACCGAGACCCAGGTCGATATGATCGATAAACAGTATCGCCGTGGTCTGATCACCGAGGACGAGCGCTACAAAAAGATCATCGATCTGTGGAGCAAGGCGACCGACGATGTGACTACCGCGCTGATGAATTCGCTCGACCGGTTTAATCCGGTGTATATGATGGCGACTTCCGGAGCCCGCGGCAACATCCAGCAGATCCGCCAGCTGGCGGGGATGCGCGGCCTGATGGCCGACCCCTCCGGCCGGATTATCGACTTGCCGATCAAGGCCAACTTCCGTGAGGGTCTGACCGTTTTGGAATACTTCATTTCCACGCACGGCGCCCGCAAGGGCCTGGCCGATACCGCGCTCAGGACGGCCGACTCGGGTTACCTGACCCGCCGCCTGGTGGATGTGGCCCAGGACGTGATCGTCCGCGAAGATGACTGCGACGTGGTCGGCATCAACCTGGTGCGCGAGAAGGCGCGCCTGGCCCAAAGTAGCGCCAGCGCGATCGCGTTCCTGCGCGATACGCTGCTGGGCCGCGTGCTGGCCGAGGATGTCATCAGTCCCCACACCGGCCAGATCATCGCTATCCGCGATACGCCGCTGGATGATGAGTATCTGCAGATTTTCGGCGAGCATGGGGTGCCGTTCCTGACGCTTTACGGCCTGTCGGTCGAGACCGAGGAGGACGTCAGCCAGTTCGCCGGGGTGGAGACCATCCAGCTGGGCGAGCCTGAGGAGCGCCAGCGGGAGATTCTCCGCGAGTCGATGATGCGGGAGATGCTGGGCAAGAGCACTGTCGAGCCGGTCAGGAATAATGCCGGCGAAGAGGTTGTGCCCGCTGACACTGTGCTGACCGAGGAGCTTATCGAGGGGATTCTTTCCGGCGATGTTCGCGAGGTCAAGGTCCGCAACAATAATATCAAGGGCATCGAGGTCGAGGCCATCACCGAGGGCACGGGCGTGATCGAGGCGCTCAGGGACCGCATCATCGGCCGGGTGGCGGCCGAGGAGATCACCGATCCCGCCACCGGCGAGGTAATCGTCCGCTTGAACGATGAGATTACCGAGGAGCTGGCCGATAAGGTCGCCAAGGTCCGCGAGCAGGTGCTGATCCGTTCGGTGCTGACGTGCAAATCGCAGTTCGGCGTGTGCATCAAGTGCTACGGCCGCAATCTGGCCACCGGCCATATGGTGGATGTGGGCGAGGCGGTGGGCATCATCGCCGCCCAGTCGATCGGCGAGCCGGGCACGCAGCTGACGATGCGTACTTTCCATACCGGCGGCGTCGCCGGCGAGGACATAACCCAGGGTCTGCCGAGGGTCGAGGAGCTGTTCGAAGCCCGCAAGCCGAAGCGCCCGGCGATTATCACCGAGGTGGACGGCACGGCCGATATCAAGGAGGTCAAGGGTATCCGCCGGGTGACGGTGGTGCCGGGAGTCGGCGAGGAGCGGATGTACCAGATTCCTTATGGCGCGCGGATAATCGTCAAGGACGGCATGCCCGTCAAGGCGGGGGACCGCATCACCGAAGGATCGGTTAATCCGCACGATATCCTGCGGGTCAGTGGCCTGCGCGATACTCAGCGCTACCTGGTGCACGAGGTCCAGAAGGTTTATAAGTCCCAGGGCGTCGAGATCAACGACAAGCATATCGAGGTCATGGTGCGCCAGATGCTCCACAAGGTGAAGATCGAGGAACCGGGCGACACCGAGCTTTTGCCCGGCGAATACATCGACATCAACACCTTCGAGGAGGAAAACGCGAGGGTCATCGAGTCGGGCGGCGAGCCGTCAGTGGCGAGGCCCATCCTGCTGGGCATCACCAAGGCGTCGCTGGCCACCGATTCCTTCCTGTCGGCGGCTTCCTTCCAGGAGACGACCCGCGTGTTGACCGAGGCTGCCATCAAGGGTAAGGTCGACCCGCTGCTAGGCCTGAAGGAGAATGTCATCATCGGCAAGCTGGTGCCTGCCGGCACGGGCATGAGCCGCTACCGCAACATTAAGCTGCGGAAGATGTCGGCCGGGCAGGCCGAATAG
- the rpoB gene encoding DNA-directed RNA polymerase subunit beta: MFNPVPVGNRMRYSYAKINEVLDMPNLIEIQKNSYNWFLKEGLQEIFRDISPIQDFTGNLVLSFENFTLGEPKYAVEECKERDVTYSAPLRVSVRLINRETGEIKEQEVFMGDFPLMTDNGTFIINGAERVIVSQLVRSPGVYYGESIDTSGKRLYNATVIPNRGAWLELETDANEVVSVRVDRTRKLPVTVLVRALGWASSSSILELFGDDVRIRATLERDNTDSREEALVEIYKRLRPGEPPTVENATQLLETLFFDPKRYDLAAVGRYKLTKKLGWRRRLMGKTLDAPLVDKESGEIIVEAGTVVDEKVLARIEKSGVWAGGQLIEVKLRQKDGTVVKTLANPALPYTHRTITREDIIAAVSYLLNLMDGHGNVDDIDHLGNRRLRSVGELLQNQFRIGLSRMERVVKERMTIQDIDVITPQALINIRPVVAAIKEFFGSSQLSQFMDQTNPLAELTHKRRLSALGPGGLSRERAGFEVRDVHHSHYGRMCPIETPEGPNIGLIGSLSTFARINEFGFIETPYRKVDKENRKVTEEVLYLTADEEDEMIIAQANEVLGEDGWFVEPRVSVRYKHDILVVPAENVDYMDVSPKQVVSIATAMIPFLENDDANRALMGANMQRQAVPLLKTQAPLVGTGMEYKAARDSGVVVLAKNAGTVERVTANDIRIRTDKGGLDSYKLLKYIRSNQGTCMNQKPVVVFGERVEKGQVLADGPSTDYGELALGYNVLVAFMPWEGYNYEDAILLSEKLVKDDVFTSIHIEEYECDARDTKLGPEEITRDIPNVAEEVLRDLDDRGIIRVGAEVRPGDILVGKVTPKGETELTAEERLLRAIFGEKAREVRDTSLRVPHGEAGKIVDVKVFTRENGDELPPGVNQLVRVYIAQKRKISEGDKMAGRHGNKGVVSRILPEEDMPFLPDGTPIQIVLNPLGVPSRMNIGQVLETHLGWAAATLGMQIKNMDQGIEERLREVGYNFDRHGSPRPDAAGVHMATPVFDGATELEVFRTLHLAGLPDDGKTLLFDGRTGEPFDNHVTVGYVYMLKLAHLVDDKIHARSTGPYSLVTQQPLGGKAQFGGQRFGEMEVWALEAYGAAYTLQELLTVKSDDVVGRVKTYEAIVKGENVPEPGVPESFKVLIKELQSIGLDVKVLSEDAQEILIRESDEDIHETAKELELSIGEEGGRVLPHERKMADFEPDMVDELEASDDIEPIEEELDIIAELGEMQPAASQREVEDDFESPLRKTSPKKAAAVKKEKRVSPEDYLDEIDDGDDNE, from the coding sequence ATGTTCAATCCTGTTCCCGTGGGCAATAGGATGAGGTACAGCTATGCCAAGATCAACGAAGTGCTGGATATGCCCAATCTCATCGAAATCCAGAAGAATTCCTACAACTGGTTTCTGAAGGAAGGACTGCAGGAGATATTTCGCGATATTTCCCCGATCCAGGACTTCACCGGCAATCTGGTGCTGTCGTTCGAGAATTTCACGCTCGGGGAACCGAAGTACGCGGTCGAGGAATGCAAGGAGCGCGACGTTACTTATTCGGCGCCGCTCCGCGTCAGCGTGCGCCTGATCAACCGCGAGACGGGCGAGATCAAGGAACAGGAAGTGTTCATGGGCGATTTCCCGCTCATGACCGATAACGGTACTTTTATCATCAACGGCGCCGAGCGGGTTATCGTCAGTCAGTTGGTCCGTTCGCCGGGCGTGTATTACGGCGAGTCGATCGATACGAGCGGTAAGAGGCTTTATAACGCGACCGTCATCCCCAACCGCGGCGCGTGGCTGGAGCTGGAGACGGACGCGAACGAGGTCGTTTCGGTGAGGGTCGACCGGACCCGCAAGTTGCCTGTGACTGTGCTTGTCCGCGCTTTGGGCTGGGCTTCGAGTTCTTCGATTCTCGAGCTTTTCGGCGACGATGTACGCATCCGCGCCACGCTGGAACGGGATAATACCGATTCCCGCGAGGAGGCGCTGGTTGAGATATATAAACGGCTCCGCCCCGGCGAGCCGCCGACGGTGGAGAATGCCACCCAGCTTCTGGAGACGTTGTTTTTCGATCCCAAGCGTTACGATTTGGCCGCCGTCGGCCGCTATAAGCTGACGAAGAAGCTCGGCTGGCGCCGCCGCCTGATGGGCAAGACGCTCGATGCGCCGCTGGTCGATAAGGAGAGCGGCGAGATCATCGTCGAGGCTGGCACGGTCGTTGACGAGAAGGTTCTCGCCCGGATCGAGAAGAGCGGCGTTTGGGCCGGCGGGCAGCTTATCGAGGTGAAGCTGCGCCAGAAGGACGGCACGGTGGTCAAGACGCTGGCCAATCCGGCGTTGCCTTATACGCACCGGACGATTACCAGGGAAGACATTATCGCTGCCGTGAGTTATCTCCTTAATCTTATGGACGGTCACGGCAACGTGGACGATATCGATCATCTCGGCAACCGCCGCCTGCGTTCGGTGGGCGAGCTGCTGCAGAATCAGTTCCGCATCGGCCTGTCCCGCATGGAGCGGGTGGTTAAGGAGCGGATGACGATCCAGGATATCGATGTTATCACGCCGCAGGCGCTGATCAACATCCGCCCGGTGGTGGCGGCGATCAAGGAGTTCTTTGGGTCGAGCCAGCTGTCGCAGTTCATGGATCAGACCAACCCGCTGGCCGAGCTGACCCACAAGCGCCGTCTGTCGGCCCTCGGCCCCGGCGGCCTCAGCCGCGAGCGCGCCGGCTTCGAGGTCCGCGACGTTCACCACTCCCACTATGGCCGGATGTGCCCGATCGAGACGCCGGAGGGTCCGAACATCGGCCTTATCGGTTCGTTGTCGACGTTCGCCCGCATCAACGAGTTCGGCTTCATCGAGACGCCGTACCGTAAGGTCGACAAGGAGAACCGCAAGGTTACCGAAGAGGTGCTGTACCTTACGGCCGACGAGGAGGACGAGATGATCATCGCTCAGGCCAACGAGGTGCTGGGCGAGGACGGCTGGTTCGTGGAGCCGCGGGTTTCGGTGCGTTACAAGCACGATATTCTGGTTGTTCCGGCCGAGAATGTCGACTATATGGACGTTTCGCCGAAGCAGGTCGTGTCGATCGCGACGGCGATGATCCCGTTCCTTGAGAACGACGACGCCAACCGCGCCCTGATGGGCGCGAACATGCAGCGCCAGGCGGTGCCGCTCTTAAAGACCCAGGCGCCGCTGGTGGGCACGGGGATGGAGTATAAGGCGGCCCGCGATTCGGGTGTCGTCGTGCTGGCGAAGAACGCCGGTACGGTGGAAAGGGTCACGGCAAACGATATCCGGATCCGTACCGATAAGGGCGGGCTGGATAGCTACAAGCTGCTGAAATATATCCGTTCCAATCAGGGGACGTGCATGAACCAGAAGCCGGTGGTCGTTTTCGGCGAGCGGGTGGAGAAGGGCCAGGTGCTGGCCGACGGCCCGTCGACCGATTACGGCGAGCTGGCGCTGGGCTATAATGTGCTGGTGGCGTTCATGCCGTGGGAGGGCTATAATTACGAGGACGCCATCCTGCTGTCCGAGAAGCTGGTCAAGGACGATGTTTTTACTTCCATTCATATAGAGGAGTACGAGTGCGACGCGCGCGACACCAAGCTGGGGCCCGAGGAGATTACCCGCGATATCCCCAACGTGGCCGAAGAGGTGCTGCGCGATCTCGACGACCGCGGCATTATCCGCGTCGGCGCCGAGGTGAGGCCGGGCGATATCCTGGTCGGCAAGGTCACGCCTAAGGGCGAGACCGAGCTGACGGCCGAGGAGCGCCTGTTGCGGGCGATCTTCGGCGAGAAGGCCCGCGAGGTGAGGGATACTTCGTTGCGGGTGCCGCACGGCGAGGCCGGCAAGATCGTCGATGTGAAGGTGTTTACCCGCGAAAACGGCGACGAGCTGCCGCCGGGCGTCAATCAACTGGTCAGGGTTTATATCGCCCAGAAGCGCAAGATTTCCGAGGGCGACAAGATGGCGGGCCGCCACGGCAACAAGGGTGTCGTGTCCCGCATTCTCCCCGAGGAGGATATGCCTTTCCTGCCCGACGGTACGCCGATCCAGATCGTGCTGAATCCGCTGGGGGTTCCGTCCCGTATGAATATCGGTCAGGTGCTGGAGACGCATCTGGGCTGGGCGGCGGCGACGCTGGGGATGCAGATCAAAAATATGGATCAGGGCATCGAGGAGCGTCTGCGCGAGGTAGGGTATAATTTCGACCGCCACGGCAGCCCGCGGCCCGACGCGGCCGGGGTGCATATGGCGACGCCCGTTTTCGACGGCGCGACCGAGTTGGAGGTTTTCCGCACTCTCCACCTCGCAGGACTGCCGGACGACGGCAAGACGCTGCTCTTCGACGGCCGCACGGGGGAGCCGTTCGACAATCATGTAACCGTCGGTTATGTATATATGCTGAAACTGGCCCATCTGGTCGACGATAAGATCCACGCCCGCTCGACCGGCCCGTACTCTCTTGTCACGCAGCAGCCGCTGGGCGGCAAGGCGCAGTTCGGCGGCCAGCGCTTCGGCGAGATGGAGGTCTGGGCGCTGGAGGCGTACGGCGCGGCGTATACTCTGCAGGAGTTGTTGACGGTGAAGTCCGACGATGTCGTCGGCCGCGTGAAGACATATGAGGCGATCGTCAAGGGCGAGAATGTTCCCGAGCCGGGTGTGCCCGAGTCGTTCAAGGTTCTCATCAAGGAGCTGCAGAGCATCGGTCTCGACGTGAAGGTGTTGTCGGAGGACGCTCAGGAGATCCTCATCCGCGAGTCGGACGAAGATATCCACGAGACGGCCAAGGAGCTGGAGTTGTCGATCGGCGAAGAGGGAGGCCGCGTGCTGCCGCACGAACGCAAGATGGCCGATTTTGAGCCCGATATGGTCGATGAGCTGGAGGCTTCCGACGATATCGAGCCGATCGAGGAGGAACTGGATATTATCGCCGAGCTGGGCGAGATGCAGCCTGCCGCCAGTCAGCGCGAGGTCGAGGACGACTTCGAGTCGCCGCTCCGCAAGACCAGCCCCAAGAAGGCGGCGGCCGTCAAGAAGGAGAAAAGGGTCTCTCCCGAAGATTATCTGGATGAAATCGACGACGGGGACGACAACGAGTAA
- the rplL gene encoding 50S ribosomal protein L7/L12 yields the protein MNKEQIMEAIEKMTVLELAELIKALEEKFGVSAAAPVAMAAAPAAAAAAAPAAEEQTEFDVILTNAGAAKINVIKVVREVTGLGLKEAKDLVDGAPKPVKEKISKADAEALKAKLTEAGASVEVK from the coding sequence ATGAACAAAGAGCAAATCATGGAAGCTATCGAGAAGATGACCGTTCTCGAACTGGCCGAGCTTATCAAGGCCCTCGAAGAGAAATTCGGCGTTAGCGCCGCCGCCCCCGTGGCCATGGCCGCCGCCCCCGCCGCCGCCGCTGCCGCCGCTCCGGCCGCCGAAGAGCAGACCGAGTTCGACGTTATCCTGACCAACGCCGGCGCTGCCAAGATCAACGTAATCAAGGTCGTTCGCGAAGTTACCGGCCTGGGCCTGAAGGAAGCCAAAGACCTGGTCGACGGCGCTCCCAAGCCTGTTAAAGAGAAGATCTCCAAGGCTGACGCCGAGGCTCTCAAAGCCAAGCTGACCGAAGCCGGCGCTTCCGTCGAGGTTAAGTAA
- the rplJ gene encoding 50S ribosomal protein L10 — MEKEKAVLTEKKAVVSELKDKLLATKGAVLTNYRGLTVAMDTKMRRKLREAGVEYRVVKNTMTRFAAKDAGIEGLDPYLEGPTAIALSETDPVAPAKVLSDFIRENKLQALEIKAGLVEGKVIDVGGVKALATLPPREVLIATLLGTMQAPIAGFVRALNGVPSNLVYALEAIRKQKEASAQ, encoded by the coding sequence GTGGAAAAGGAAAAGGCAGTTTTGACGGAAAAGAAAGCGGTCGTCAGCGAGCTAAAGGATAAGCTGCTCGCCACCAAGGGCGCCGTGCTGACCAACTACCGCGGCCTCACCGTGGCGATGGATACCAAGATGCGCCGCAAGCTGCGCGAGGCTGGCGTGGAGTACCGGGTCGTCAAGAATACCATGACCCGCTTCGCTGCCAAGGATGCCGGCATCGAAGGGCTCGATCCGTATCTGGAGGGTCCGACGGCGATTGCGCTGTCTGAGACCGATCCGGTGGCGCCGGCCAAGGTTCTCTCCGATTTTATCCGGGAGAACAAGCTGCAGGCGCTGGAGATCAAGGCCGGTCTGGTGGAAGGCAAAGTTATCGATGTCGGCGGCGTGAAAGCGCTGGCCACCCTGCCGCCGCGCGAGGTCCTCATCGCCACCCTGCTGGGTACGATGCAGGCGCCGATCGCCGGCTTCGTCCGGGCGCTTAACGGCGTGCCGAGCAATCTGGTGTACGCGCTGGAAGCTATCCGCAAGCAAAAAGAGGCTAGTGCCCAATAA
- the rplA gene encoding 50S ribosomal protein L1: MPKHGKKYDEAFKLIEKNKLYDPEEAVDIVKKTASAKFDETVEVAVRLGVDPKHADQQVRGAVVLPHGTGKTKTVLVFAKGEKAKEAEAAGADFIGAEDMVEKIQGGWTDFDVAVATPDMMGMVGKLGKILGPKGLMPNPKVGTVTMDITRALSEIKAGKIEYRTDKAGNIHAPIGKVSFDADKLAGNFFTLLDTLIKVKPAAAKGQYLRGITLSTTMGPGVKVNPLKAQGGKKE; encoded by the coding sequence ATGCCGAAACACGGTAAGAAATACGATGAAGCTTTCAAGCTGATCGAGAAGAACAAGCTTTACGATCCGGAAGAGGCTGTGGACATCGTTAAGAAGACCGCCAGCGCCAAGTTCGATGAGACGGTCGAGGTGGCGGTAAGGCTCGGGGTTGATCCCAAGCATGCCGATCAGCAGGTCCGCGGCGCGGTAGTGCTGCCCCACGGCACCGGCAAGACCAAGACGGTGCTGGTTTTCGCCAAGGGCGAGAAGGCCAAGGAGGCGGAGGCCGCGGGTGCCGATTTTATCGGCGCCGAGGATATGGTTGAGAAGATCCAGGGCGGCTGGACGGACTTCGATGTGGCTGTAGCCACCCCCGATATGATGGGGATGGTGGGCAAGCTGGGCAAGATTCTCGGTCCCAAGGGCCTGATGCCGAACCCGAAGGTGGGCACGGTGACGATGGATATCACCCGCGCCTTAAGCGAGATCAAAGCCGGTAAGATCGAATACCGCACCGATAAGGCGGGCAATATCCACGCCCCGATCGGCAAGGTGTCGTTCGATGCCGATAAGCTGGCCGGCAACTTCTTCACCCTGCTGGATACGCTGATCAAGGTGAAGCCGGCGGCGGCCAAGGGCCAGTACCTCCGGGGCATTACCCTGTCGACGACGATGGGCCCCGGTGTAAAGGTCAACCCGCTCAAAGCCCAGGGCGGCAAAAAAGAGTAG
- the rplK gene encoding 50S ribosomal protein L11 produces MAKKVVKLVKLQVPAGKATPAPPVGPALGQAGVNIMAFVKEFNERTAAQAGLIIPVEITVFEDRSFTFITKTPPAAILLKKAAGIETASGEPNKKKVAKVSRAKVREIAETKMQDLNAASVEAAMRMIEGTARSMGIDIVE; encoded by the coding sequence ATGGCGAAAAAGGTTGTCAAGCTTGTAAAGCTGCAGGTTCCCGCCGGTAAAGCTACCCCGGCGCCGCCCGTAGGTCCCGCCCTCGGCCAAGCCGGTGTCAATATCATGGCTTTTGTTAAGGAGTTCAACGAGAGGACGGCGGCTCAGGCCGGCCTGATCATCCCGGTAGAGATTACCGTGTTTGAGGACAGGTCGTTCACTTTCATTACCAAGACGCCCCCGGCCGCGATTCTGCTTAAGAAGGCCGCCGGTATCGAGACGGCGTCGGGCGAACCGAACAAGAAGAAGGTCGCCAAGGTTTCGCGGGCCAAGGTGCGCGAAATCGCCGAGACCAAGATGCAAGATCTCAACGCTGCCAGCGTCGAGGCCGCTATGCGGATGATCGAAGGCACGGCGCGTTCGATGGGCATCGACATCGTCGAGTAG
- the nusG gene encoding transcription termination/antitermination protein NusG gives MESDKKWYVIHTYSGYENKVKANLEKKVHSMGMENEIFRVLVPMEDEVEYKDGKKKISKKKVFPGYVLVEMTVNDRSWYVVRNTPGVTGFVGSGSKPIPLTQSEAKNILKSMGMEEVKAKKIDVQPQEVVRITSGAFENWTATVTDVYPDRGKLKVLVNMFGRETPVELDYTQIDKL, from the coding sequence ATGGAATCTGATAAGAAGTGGTATGTTATTCATACTTACTCGGGCTATGAGAATAAGGTGAAGGCCAATCTCGAGAAGAAGGTCCACTCCATGGGCATGGAAAACGAGATTTTCCGCGTGCTCGTCCCTATGGAGGACGAGGTGGAGTACAAGGACGGCAAGAAGAAGATTTCGAAGAAGAAGGTCTTCCCCGGGTATGTGCTTGTCGAGATGACCGTCAACGACAGGTCGTGGTATGTCGTGCGCAATACCCCCGGTGTAACTGGTTTCGTGGGGTCGGGCTCGAAGCCCATTCCGCTTACCCAGTCCGAAGCCAAGAATATTCTCAAGTCGATGGGTATGGAAGAGGTCAAGGCGAAGAAGATCGACGTTCAGCCGCAGGAAGTGGTCCGGATCACTTCCGGCGCGTTCGAGAACTGGACCGCGACCGTCACCGACGTTTATCCCGACCGCGGCAAGCTGAAGGTGCTTGTCAATATGTTCGGGCGCGAGACGCCGGTCGAATTGGACTATACCCAGATCGACAAACTATAG
- the secE gene encoding preprotein translocase subunit SecE, producing the protein MTAQETAIKTRTSGMKRYLREVRAELKKVSWPDKKELSAYTGVVFISVIVAALVIWLMDTGFAETLKLLLRR; encoded by the coding sequence GTGACTGCCCAGGAAACAGCCATTAAAACAAGAACCTCCGGCATGAAGCGCTATTTGCGGGAGGTCAGAGCCGAACTCAAAAAAGTGTCTTGGCCGGATAAGAAGGAACTCTCCGCCTACACGGGGGTTGTTTTTATTTCTGTTATTGTGGCCGCACTTGTCATTTGGTTGATGGATACCGGTTTTGCCGAGACTCTGAAGTTACTGTTAAGACGGTGA
- the rpmG gene encoding 50S ribosomal protein L33: MRVAITVACTECKQRNYQSNKNKKNDPDRLEFNKFCKFCKKHTLHKETK; the protein is encoded by the coding sequence ATGCGTGTGGCGATTACCGTTGCCTGTACCGAGTGCAAGCAGCGCAATTATCAGAGCAACAAGAACAAGAAGAACGACCCGGACCGTCTGGAGTTTAACAAATTCTGCAAGTTCTGCAAGAAACATACTTTGCACAAGGAAACTAAGTAA